TAAACAGGTAATACCATTCCATATTTCATCTAGGTGAAAAGGTAAGGAGAGGCCACTACAAGCTTTTTTTAGTAAGAATAATTCTTGTTTTTCTGACATTTGGGAAGTAATTTTATCGAGTATAAAGCTTGGGTCGGATGGGATAGACAAATCTTTTAAGCTTGTTTTATGAGATCCGTAAAATTCAACTATTGATTGAAAATACTCTGATAAATTTCCTAATTGATGTTCAAAGACCTTAGTGCGTAAATAAAAGTATGGTTGGTATCCTCGTGAATCAGAGATATTACGAGATATGGTTATACCCTTATTAAGGTCGTTACCTAGTAGTAAAGGTAAATTACGAAACAAACTAATATTTTTAGAGTCAACCTGCGGTAAGTTGAAAATGTAGTCAATATATGCAATCTTGTTTGTAAGGCATTCTCGATGGAATATTTGAAAATTTCTAATTTGTTCTTGTGTTAAGACCCAGTCATGCTTATTTATTGCTTTAGAAACACTTGCACTAGTCAACGATAAAACAGAGGCTTGAGGCTCATTTGTGGTGGCAGTAATTTGTTCCATTATGGATTGAATATTTTTTTTCTCTTGCAAGGAGAGCTTTTCTTTTAATCTTTTAAGCTCACTCTGAGTTTTAAGAGACTTTTTTGAATCCCAATCTTTATCCGGAACACAGCGAACAATTACATAATGTGGGTTGTGAAGTAGGTGTTTTTTCATTAAGTTATTTAAATAAAGAGGATTGGTTTTTAACAAGGCTTTTAAAGTTGTAAGAGATGATTTTACTTGAAGAGCTTTTAAGATACTTCTGCCACAATATTTTGCTGCTAAAACCATTTCACACCATCTTATAAAGTTAGGGCTTCCATTATCATGTTGTTTTATTTCTAAAAGATCTAATTCCAATGAAACAAATGCATTTTCTATATCTTCTAGAGTAAATTCCCTATTAACATCAGCTTGTATAGAATCTAACAGGCCTTTTTTGGATGAATTGCAATATCTTCTGACAAAAATTGGTTGAGAATATTCATCAAAAAGCACGCAACCTTCTAGCATCTGACTTATAATATGAAAGGCGATTATCTCTTCCTGAGTTAGTGTTAAAGACCAACCAATTGAGTGATGATGAACGTCTGAAAGAGACGAATAGCTGGTTTTAATTATTTTAGAAACAGGTATGGTCTTTTGCTTTTTAATTAGAAGAGGGGATTTGCGTTTTCTTGCGTTTTTTAGAAGATGATTTTCTAAAAAATCTAAATGTGTCTGTAGAGGTAAGTTACCGTGGAATATAAAGGTGCAATTGCTTGGATGGTAAAATTTATCATAGGTTTTAAGAATATCTTTATAGGTGAGTTGTGTGATGTCTTCAGGATTCCCTATATGGCTATATTGATAGAAGAGGTTGGGAAATAAAGCTTTGTTCATAGCCATAAGCATTATGTAATCCACATTTGAAGTAGTTTGTTTGATTTCATTGTAAACAATACCATTAAATCGAAGGTCACTGTTAATGTCGTTTGGATCTGTTAATTCTAAGCGACAGCCTTCTCTAAAAAAAGCGTTCTCTCTTAAACAAGGTCGAAAGATGTTTTCTATAGCAGCTTTTAATAATGTGTAGAAGTCATCTTTGGATGTAGTTAAAGCATGATACCTTGTAAGACTTATGCAGGTATATGCTTCGAAGGTTGCTGTGTTTAAGTTTTTAACCACAAAATGAATGCCTTTGTATTTGTCTTTTGCAGCATCTGTTAGTAGCATGTGCTCTAGCACATGGCATGCTCCTTTATCATCTTTTGGGTATGTTTGGAAAGCGATACAGCAAAGATTTTCAGGATTGTCATTTTCAAAATGCAAAATTGTTGCTCCGCTAGGCTTGTGAATAATTTCTCTGAAAAATGAATTAACCTCTTCAATAAACATTGATTGCTTTACAGTGTAATCACCATAGCGTTCATCACAAGATGTGAGAAATGAATCGGATTGCATAAGTTACCTAAATAAGATCATTAGTCGTATATACATAAAATATTATTTAAAATACAAGATATCGTTTTAAGATATATTGCACAGTCAGGGTTGATACAAGAAT
The sequence above is drawn from the Chlamydiales bacterium genome and encodes:
- a CDS encoding insulinase family protein yields the protein MQSDSFLTSCDERYGDYTVKQSMFIEEVNSFFREIIHKPSGATILHFENDNPENLCCIAFQTYPKDDKGACHVLEHMLLTDAAKDKYKGIHFVVKNLNTATFEAYTCISLTRYHALTTSKDDFYTLLKAAIENIFRPCLRENAFFREGCRLELTDPNDINSDLRFNGIVYNEIKQTTSNVDYIMLMAMNKALFPNLFYQYSHIGNPEDITQLTYKDILKTYDKFYHPSNCTFIFHGNLPLQTHLDFLENHLLKNARKRKSPLLIKKQKTIPVSKIIKTSYSSLSDVHHHSIGWSLTLTQEEIIAFHIISQMLEGCVLFDEYSQPIFVRRYCNSSKKGLLDSIQADVNREFTLEDIENAFVSLELDLLEIKQHDNGSPNFIRWCEMVLAAKYCGRSILKALQVKSSLTTLKALLKTNPLYLNNLMKKHLLHNPHYVIVRCVPDKDWDSKKSLKTQSELKRLKEKLSLQEKKNIQSIMEQITATTNEPQASVLSLTSASVSKAINKHDWVLTQEQIRNFQIFHRECLTNKIAYIDYIFNLPQVDSKNISLFRNLPLLLGNDLNKGITISRNISDSRGYQPYFYLRTKVFEHQLGNLSEYFQSIVEFYGSHKTSLKDLSIPSDPSFILDKITSQMSEKQELFLLKKACSGLSLPFHLDEIWNGITCLKNIQKIKLGSSHYPALKKQVYSCPNPHMLITCDQSMLQIIKKELLFDFGNKVKTTHTTKKDLCIPKMNSLAVATSFPVAHVLQMFPTITYNHIDFPVLLVVTSLLSNFLMQQSRYIQGAYRASATTPALQGVTTLCVGSTSSISMTLDTFNQAIKAIARGQFSQSDLVQAQLKSIKRIDAKHPSLAVHTKVLYENLLAGFTMEWRQNIKNHILDITPKQISTVLEKYILSNTDNSIIVAFANKELIKKENKILAKQGRELPVLHLDAI